GTACCAGCGATCCGTCCCCGGCACCTGGATCACGGAATGATGCGCGGTTCCCACCGCCCTGCCCTTGCGTTGCAGCACCACGTTATCGCGCGGGATTTCGATCGGGCCGAGCGGTGATTTTGCAGTTCCATAAGCCACCTGATATCGTGGATCGCGCGCATCGTTCTCCGACCACATGAAATAATAGAGGCCTTTTCGCTTGAACACGACCACGCCTTCGTTGAATCCGCGCGGTGTCATACGCACCGGCGCGCCGTCCAGAGTCATCATGTCAGGCTTGAGCTTGAACGCGTAAAGATTTCCCTGTCCGTAATAGAGATACGCCTGCCCGTCTTCATCGATGAATGCAAACGGATCAATGGTTTGCCCCGGATATTCCCGGCTGGGTGAAATCAGCGGCTGATCGAGCGCGTCCTTGAATCGGCCCGTGGGAGCTGAATTCGTGGCGACTCCGATTTTTTGTTCCGCGCAGAAATAGAAATAATAAGTGCCATCCCGGCGGATCATCGCCGGCGCCCAGGCGCGAATCTTCGCCCAGCTCAAATCGCGCGTGACGTCCAGAATCATTCCCTCGTTCTTCCAATGGATCAGGTCCTTCGAAGACCAGCAGGAGAAATCCGTGGTTTGCCACTGATCCTTGTCCGACGTTGGATACACATAATAAGTGTCATCCAACACCACGGCGTGCGGATCGGCGGTGAACCCTTCGAGGATTGGCTTGGGCGGTTCGATCGCAAGTTCCCGTTGCTCCTGCGCGAAGAATGGTTCGAGCATCGATTTCTCCACCTGCACAACGCTCGCATGGAGCGTTCCGCGCGGGAAGCTCGAGTTGCTGCTCACGTTCATCCAGGTGACCAAATCCTTCGACGCCCACATGCCCATCCGATCACGGCTTTTGAATCGATCAATGTAAGCCACATACAAGTCTCCCAACTTCATTGGCCACGCGCCTTCCCAATCATCGTTCGTGAACAGCGGCGAAGGATCCGCGTACGGCCCCGTCAGCGCTTCTCCCGATGCGAACCGGTTGCCCTGCCACGAATGTTTATAGAACAGGTGGAACTTTCCGTCCGCCTCCAGGATGCTTGCATCGATTTGGCTGTGGCCTGGATCAAAGAACAGAATCGGCGGCGTGAAGGTTTTGAAATCCTTGGTGGTTGTCGCGTAGGTGCGCCAGTATTCCGGGGTTTCGTTGGTGAAGCTCGACGACCAATAGATCAGGAAATTCTGATTCTTAGCGTCCCAACGAATCTCAGGCGCCCAGCAGAGCTTGCAATTAGGATCGCTCGCCATGACCGGCAAGGCAACGGGCTCGGCCCAATCGAGAAGATTTGTCGATCGCGAATAGCCGATCGTTTTGCCCGTCCAGGATGTGGTCCAGACGAGATGAAACATTCCCTTAGGATCACGAATGAGGCAGGGGTCGCGCATGATCCGGCTTTCGCCGACCGTTGGCTTCAGCAGGCTGCGATCGTTCAACAACTCCAGCCATTTATAACCGTCGGAACTCCACTGCAGGTGCAAGCCGTCTTCGCCGTTCCCGCGAAACGTCGCCATCACATGGACTGTGGAGTTATCGGCCAGGGGCGCAGCAGAAGTTGCTGAATCAGCCGCGCCGAATGCCAGTGCGAGCAAGGCGAATCGCGACACAACGGACAGGAAGCAACGTTTCAAGTTCATCAGGGTGCAGTGTGACCCACGCGGGAAAAGAAATGCAACTTCGGGATGACACCCCGGTTCGAGTGGCGGGGCTGATGCGGCGCCCTCACTCAGCGTGACTGCTCTTCCCATTTTTGGAAGCGCCGTTCGGAGAAGCTTCGCCATCCCAGCGCCCGAGTTCCTCCCGCAACATTTCGACAGGCAAGCCCACCACGTTCGTGTATGAGCCTGAAATTTTTTCGACGATCAAATCGCCATTCTCCTGGATGGCATACGCTCCAGCCTTGTCCAACGGGTTCGTCTGGATCAGGTATCGCTGGATCTGCACGGAGTCGAGTGTTCGGAAGGTGACTTCAGTGACGTCTGAAAAAACACTCTGGCGCCTGTTGCGATGGTGGATCAGGCAGATTGCCGTGACGACCTGATGTGTTTTGCCCTGCAGCCGCTCGAGCATCAGGTAAGCCGCCTCGAGATCCCTTGGCTTTCCGAGCAATTCATTCTCGAGGCACACGAGCGTGTCAGCCCCGAGCACCAGTGCGTCGGGAAACTTTTTCGCGACAGCGTGTGCCTTGCGATAGGCGTTGATCTGGCAGACTTCGCGCGCCGTGAGATCCTGTTGGTGCAACTCCTCCGCGTCACTTGGAATCACGCGAAAATCCACGCCCAGTTGCTTCAGCAACTCGGAACGGCGAGGCGAGGCCGAGGCCAGTATCATCGGCGGCAAATTCATCATGCACCCCAGGTTTACAACTTTCGGACAGCTTCGTCAGAAGTCAATGCACGCGACAATTCCGACACTGTTTTTACCTGGCCAGGCAGGATCAGGTCCGGCGCGATTTCCGCCAGCGGTTCCAGCACAAACCGGCGGAGATGCGCGCGCGGATGAGGAATCATCAGGCCAGGCTGTGCCCGCGTTTCATTACCGAACGCAATCAGGTCCAAATCAAGCGGACGCGGTTCGTTCAGCACCTCCTTCGGACGGCGCCCAAATTCGCGTTCCAGCACCTGCAACTTCTGCAGCAATGTTTCAGGGGATTCGCCTGGAATCGGAACGATGGCTGCGGCCGCGTTGAGGAACAATGCAGATCCGGGAGGACAATCCACCGGTGTGGTTTCCCACAATGAAGAGATTCGCAATGGCTCAATCGAAAGCTCTTGAAGCTTCTCAACGGCCTTGAGCAACAATGCGGCCGAATCGCCGAGGTTTGATCCGAGCGCAATGTAAGCGGTCTCGCGTGACATGATTCGGTTCCCTGAGATCCCGATCGTCAATCGATGCGGATCAATTCACCTCAAGCCGAGCACATCCTGCATGTCGTAGAGCCCGGGTTTTTGCGTCACCAGCCACTGCGCGGCCCGCAGCGCGCCATTGGCAAACGTCTCGCGGCTCGACGCCTTGTGCGTCAACTCCACGCGCTCGCCATTCGCCGCCAAGATCACAGTATGATCGCCCACGACGTCTCCCCCGCGAATCGCGTGGATGCCGATTTCCGAGTTCGTTCGTTCGCCTGTAATTCCTTTGCGTCCATGACGCAGCGCATCTGCAAGCTGGAGTTTTCGCACGTCACCCAGGATTTCCAGCAGCGTCGTGGCAGTGCCGCTCGGTGCATCCTTCTTCAGCCGATGATGCATTTCGACCACTTCCAGATCGAACGACGGTCCAAGGATCTCCGCGGCCTTGCGCGTCAGCCAGAACAGCGTGTTCACTCCCGTTGAGAAATTCGTCGCCATGACGATGGGGATCTGGGACTTCAGCGCCGTGATCTCAGATTTTTCTTCAGGCTTGTGACCCGTTGTGCCAATCACGACCGCTTTGCGATTTTCGGCGCAGACGCGGGCGATCGGCAGCGTGGCGCTATGAAAACTGAAGTCAATGACGACATCGGCTTTCGAGATCACCGCCCGAAGATCGTCTCCCTGATCAACGGCGCCTACGACTTCGATGCCAGGA
Above is a window of Verrucomicrobiia bacterium DNA encoding:
- a CDS encoding family 43 glycosylhydrolase, which codes for MNLKRCFLSVVSRFALLALAFGAADSATSAAPLADNSTVHVMATFRGNGEDGLHLQWSSDGYKWLELLNDRSLLKPTVGESRIMRDPCLIRDPKGMFHLVWTTSWTGKTIGYSRSTNLLDWAEPVALPVMASDPNCKLCWAPEIRWDAKNQNFLIYWSSSFTNETPEYWRTYATTTKDFKTFTPPILFFDPGHSQIDASILEADGKFHLFYKHSWQGNRFASGEALTGPYADPSPLFTNDDWEGAWPMKLGDLYVAYIDRFKSRDRMGMWASKDLVTWMNVSSNSSFPRGTLHASVVQVEKSMLEPFFAQEQRELAIEPPKPILEGFTADPHAVVLDDTYYVYPTSDKDQWQTTDFSCWSSKDLIHWKNEGMILDVTRDLSWAKIRAWAPAMIRRDGTYYFYFCAEQKIGVATNSAPTGRFKDALDQPLISPSREYPGQTIDPFAFIDEDGQAYLYYGQGNLYAFKLKPDMMTLDGAPVRMTPRGFNEGVVVFKRKGLYYFMWSENDARDPRYQVAYGTAKSPLGPIEIPRDNVVLQRKGRAVGTAHHSVIQVPGTDRWYMIYHRHAIPNGNGYTRQTCLAKMEFDAEGRIKKSDPLEVVFPEGSKGEPIDRQ
- a CDS encoding nucleoside triphosphate pyrophosphatase; translation: MMNLPPMILASASPRRSELLKQLGVDFRVIPSDAEELHQQDLTAREVCQINAYRKAHAVAKKFPDALVLGADTLVCLENELLGKPRDLEAAYLMLERLQGKTHQVVTAICLIHHRNRRQSVFSDVTEVTFRTLDSVQIQRYLIQTNPLDKAGAYAIQENGDLIVEKISGSYTNVVGLPVEMLREELGRWDGEASPNGASKNGKSSHAE
- the folK gene encoding 2-amino-4-hydroxy-6-hydroxymethyldihydropteridine diphosphokinase, with the translated sequence MSRETAYIALGSNLGDSAALLLKAVEKLQELSIEPLRISSLWETTPVDCPPGSALFLNAAAAIVPIPGESPETLLQKLQVLEREFGRRPKEVLNEPRPLDLDLIAFGNETRAQPGLMIPHPRAHLRRFVLEPLAEIAPDLILPGQVKTVSELSRALTSDEAVRKL
- the dapB gene encoding 4-hydroxy-tetrahydrodipicolinate reductase → MTKVIIAGSKGRMGQALLGCAPRFPGIEVVGAVDQGDDLRAVISKADVVIDFSFHSATLPIARVCAENRKAVVIGTTGHKPEEKSEITALKSQIPIVMATNFSTGVNTLFWLTRKAAEILGPSFDLEVVEMHHRLKKDAPSGTATTLLEILGDVRKLQLADALRHGRKGITGERTNSEIGIHAIRGGDVVGDHTVILAANGERVELTHKASSRETFANGALRAAQWLVTQKPGLYDMQDVLGLR